CATTGGGATTCATCTGATAGGCCTTTGCAAAAAACCTGCGGGCGTCGGCCACATGGCCGGGAATCTCTTCCGGTGAAACGCCGCCCCTCATCCCTTCAGACAGCAGCCAGAACCGCGCAAACCCGAGGTGCGCCGTAGCGATCAGGTTGGTTGAATCTTCCTGATACTGCTGCTCCAGCTTATGGATCACGGTCTTCACATTTTCAATATTCCCGGCATGAAACTGTTCCCAGAAATAATGGTTTTGCGGATCGTTCACCCGCTCGTAGAGTTTATCAAATGCAGACTTTTCGGTTTTATTCTTTCTGCAAGAAAGGATGGACACTGTGCCGGCAAGGATCATGCAGGCCAGCACAAGGATACTTTTTTTCATTTTCGGTTGATTTATTTATACATGTAATAAAGCTGGTTAAAAGGTGAACCGGAAGTAGGGTACAACCAGGATGCCTGGCTGGTACTGGTTCACTACTTTTTGTGTTTTCCGGTCGTATAGTTGCACAAAAAGATTCTGCCGGTTGATAAGGTTGCGCAGGTCAACGCCACCTTCCAGGGTAGACCGTTTAAAATTACGGCGGCCTCCAAGCTTAAGATCGGTGCGGAAGTACGGAGATTGTTTGATAGAATAGGGATTGCGGTCTTCATCATAGGTGGTACCCCTGCCAGAGGCCGACGCATGTTCATCCACCGGGGAGGCATAACGCCCGCCCATAACCGTCATCCGCAGGCTTATGGAAAAAATATGTTGATCGCCCTCCAGGCGGAAGTCCTTACCCGTAAGAACATTTCCAATGTAATGATTATTGAAGGTGGTGTTCCGCTCTATTCCGTCGCTCCCTTTATACTTCGACTGGAAAAGGCTTCCGGTGATCAAAAAATAATAATCCCGGTTGAAGGTCTTTTCCAGTGTAAGGTCCAGTCCATAGTTGGCTCCGGTGCCTTTATTAACCAGGCTGTCTTTTAAAATGATACCAAAACCGGCGCCTTCATTCAGCATGGAAAAACCGGAGGGATAACGGGTTACGGGCACGCGGGATAATTGTTGGTAATAGGCCTCCGCTTTTAACTGCAGGGATGAAGCCTGCCGGTTGGCATAGCTCAATACCCACTGGCGGCTGCGCGTAAAGCCTAGTTGCCGGTTGGTATGCACCGGCTGGTCGTTAATATAGGATCGCTTAAAGTACACAACGGGGCTTTGCATCTGCGCATGCGTTCCATAAGCCGTGCTGATCGTTTGCCGGCCCGGCAGGTCGTACTGCAGAGATGCACGGGGCTCTATTGCATTCGCCCCATTAAGGCTCAGCTGTTGATAATGAAGCCCCGCGGTTAATGTCAGCCGCTCTGTAAACCGGTGTTTGAGCTGACTGAAGGCCTGCAGCAACGTGGTACGGGTGTCTTCATCGATCTGGATGGTTTCGCTTTCGTAATTGCCATAGATCCGTTTATCAAACAGCCGGTACTGAAAAGCGGTTGCCGTAACGCCAGAAAGCACACTGCTTTTAGCGTTGAATTTATGTGCCAGGGTATACGCGATCTCATACCGGGAGGTATTGAACCGGCTTTCTCCAGTGCGGAAGGCTTCACGGGTTTGTTCACTGATCGAATCGGCCAGTCCTTTTTCAGTGGCCCTGTTGATACCGATGCTCAGTTTCCCAAACGTTTTCCGGTTGAAGTTGGTCTCCAGGCTCACCCCGCCAACACCGGTAAAAAACCGGGAGAAGAGATTGGTGTTTTCAGCACCGTAAAGATTTTTGTTATTTGCGGTGTCAGCCTCGTTCCCGAGGAAATCAATTTTGCTGGGGCCACCCATTCCCCAAAGAGACAGGGTATTTTTTGCCGACAGCGGGATGTGGATCTTAAAACTCAGATCCTGGTATTGCGGAATAGAGGACCCGGTGCCTACATTAAAACCGATGGCCTGCAGCAACCCAACAGTAGAATACCGGTAGTTTACCAGGTAAGACGCCTTGCTCTTCCGGGAAAAAGGCCCCTCGATGCCGGCCTCAAAACCGGCAAAACCGATCTCCCCGACCATTTCGGTTTTTTCGGAGTTGCCATTCCTTAGCCGCAGGTCAAATACACCACCCAGGGCATTGCCGTACTGAGCCGGAAAAGCACCGGCTATAAAATCGGATTTCGCCAGGCTGTTGGCATTTAAAATGCTCACTGGACCGCCGGTGCTTACCAGGGAACCATAATGGTTGGGGTTGGCAATATTTACACCCTCCACCTGCCATAAAAGCCCCAGCGGTGAGTTGCCCCGCACTACAATATCATTGCGGCCGTCTGATGCATTGGCCACACCCGCCATCCCGCTGATCATGCGGGCTGGATCTCCGATAGCACCGGCAAAACGACGGGTATCTGCCGGGTTGAACACCGTCCCGCTAACGGTGATCATTTCATTGTTGAGGTTACGCCTGCTCCGTGTTTGCACCGTCACTTCGTCTAAAACCGTGGTTTTTTCTGGTAGCAGTATGGTCAGTTGCGCCTCCTTTCCCGCGGTTACCAGTACTTCAGGTGCTGTACGGGGCTCATAACCGGTATGCGTAACAACAAAACTATAACGGCCCAGGGGTACCTGCAGTGCAAAATAGCCGTTTTTGTCAGACAGGGCCTGTGGCCGGCTGGTGCCCGAAACCGTGATCGTGGCACCTTCGATCGGGAACTGGGTCACATCATCCAGCACCCGTCCCCGCACCAATTGGGTTTGGTTGGTCTGTGCCTGCAGCAGGGAATGATTAAAAAACAGGAAAAAAAGGGGCAGGATCGCACTCCACCAAATAGCAGCCGGATTCATTCGCACAAAAACAAGTTTAAAAGATAAAAATTGATTTTTTTGCAAATATGGGTGTCGTACCTGCGCAAATCGCCCCACCAAATAGGGTGGCACCTCTAAAAACGATCCTTTTTGTTAATGAATTCCTAAAGCCCTGCGGCTCCATGCATGTTCCTGATCCGTAATTATGTTTATGTTAGTATGCACAGCGCATCAGCTTTTCAAATAATCAGATGGCGCCTGCCCAGTAAATTTTTTAAAATTCCGGTTAAAGGATGATTTGGAGTTAAAGCCGCATTCGAAGGCTAAGGACAACAGGGTATAGTTTTGATTGTTGGGAAGGGCAACAATCCTCTTGAATTCTTCCACGCGCAGGTGGTTGATATAATCATAGAAGCTTTTCTCTGTTTTTGAGTTAATCACCTGCGAGAGGATGCCGCTATGGATATCCAGTTGCCCGGCCACATCACCCAGGGTTAATTCGGCATTTTTAAATAACAGCGTATCCTGCATCAGTTTCACAAGCCGCCCATGTATCTCGGTTGCATCATCGTCGGTCAATGTCGATTTTTCATATTTTACTTTTTCGGGTGCCGCATTTTTCATAAGGACGGCAGCTGCCTGTGTTGCCGGAGCCGCCGGCATTCCTTTTAGCAAAACCAGGTCTTCATCCGGTAATGGTTGCGGCGGCTGGCCTCCGGAACTGCTTCTATTAAAGATACCTTCCTGCCGCACTCCAAAAAACCCCAGGAA
The sequence above is a segment of the Niabella agricola genome. Coding sequences within it:
- a CDS encoding TonB-dependent receptor — translated: MNPAAIWWSAILPLFFLFFNHSLLQAQTNQTQLVRGRVLDDVTQFPIEGATITVSGTSRPQALSDKNGYFALQVPLGRYSFVVTHTGYEPRTAPEVLVTAGKEAQLTILLPEKTTVLDEVTVQTRSRRNLNNEMITVSGTVFNPADTRRFAGAIGDPARMISGMAGVANASDGRNDIVVRGNSPLGLLWQVEGVNIANPNHYGSLVSTGGPVSILNANSLAKSDFIAGAFPAQYGNALGGVFDLRLRNGNSEKTEMVGEIGFAGFEAGIEGPFSRKSKASYLVNYRYSTVGLLQAIGFNVGTGSSIPQYQDLSFKIHIPLSAKNTLSLWGMGGPSKIDFLGNEADTANNKNLYGAENTNLFSRFFTGVGGVSLETNFNRKTFGKLSIGINRATEKGLADSISEQTREAFRTGESRFNTSRYEIAYTLAHKFNAKSSVLSGVTATAFQYRLFDKRIYGNYESETIQIDEDTRTTLLQAFSQLKHRFTERLTLTAGLHYQQLSLNGANAIEPRASLQYDLPGRQTISTAYGTHAQMQSPVVYFKRSYINDQPVHTNRQLGFTRSRQWVLSYANRQASSLQLKAEAYYQQLSRVPVTRYPSGFSMLNEGAGFGIILKDSLVNKGTGANYGLDLTLEKTFNRDYYFLITGSLFQSKYKGSDGIERNTTFNNHYIGNVLTGKDFRLEGDQHIFSISLRMTVMGGRYASPVDEHASASGRGTTYDEDRNPYSIKQSPYFRTDLKLGGRRNFKRSTLEGGVDLRNLINRQNLFVQLYDRKTQKVVNQYQPGILVVPYFRFTF